A single region of the Rhizobium sp. NLR16a genome encodes:
- a CDS encoding type II toxin-antitoxin system VapC family toxin, with amino-acid sequence MATLVDTNVLVDLAMISSDWHDWSRRKILDIFRDGPVLINPIIYSEFSVRYDDVDEVDRLLPQDEFRRENLPWPAAFAAAQAFRLYRRAGGGRERILSDFLIGAHAAIRGYRILTRDAGGYRSYFPSVELITPETHP; translated from the coding sequence ATGGCGACGCTTGTCGACACGAACGTCCTCGTCGATCTGGCCATGATCAGCTCGGACTGGCACGATTGGTCGCGCCGGAAGATACTCGATATCTTCAGAGATGGACCGGTCCTTATAAATCCGATCATCTATTCCGAATTTTCCGTTCGGTATGACGATGTGGATGAAGTCGATCGCCTGCTTCCGCAGGATGAATTCCGCCGCGAGAACCTGCCGTGGCCGGCCGCATTTGCCGCGGCTCAAGCCTTCCGGCTTTACCGCCGCGCGGGCGGAGGACGCGAACGGATATTGTCGGATTTCCTCATCGGCGCGCATGCGGCGATAAGGGGCTACAGAATTTTAACCCGCGATGCCGGCGGTTATCGTTCCTATTTTCCTTCCGTTGAACTCATTACGCCCGAAACGCACCCTTGA
- a CDS encoding AbrB/MazE/SpoVT family DNA-binding domain-containing protein, with product MRVTSKGQVTIPRDLRELAGIETNSEVIFSIEGGKLVLSPKNGKQEVEDRGRLDRFIETIRRLEGTGDQEIDAEDLMSMTRDR from the coding sequence ATGCGTGTCACATCCAAAGGTCAGGTCACTATTCCCCGCGATCTCAGGGAGCTTGCCGGCATCGAGACCAACAGCGAGGTCATTTTCTCGATTGAGGGCGGCAAGCTCGTTCTCTCGCCGAAGAACGGCAAGCAGGAAGTCGAGGATAGAGGTCGGCTGGACCGTTTCATCGAGACGATCCGTCGTCTGGAGGGAACCGGCGATCAGGAAATCGATGCCGAAGATCTCATGTCGATGACGCGTGATCGCTGA
- the ruvC gene encoding crossover junction endodeoxyribonuclease RuvC, with amino-acid sequence MQNTIRIIGIDPGLRRTGWGIIDTLGNSLKFVASGTVTSDGDTDLASRLCQLHDGLADIVHAHRPDEAAVEQTFVNKDAVATLKLGQARGIAMLVPARAGLPVSEYAPNAVKKAVIGVGHGEKQQIHMMLKILMPKAEFKGDDAADALAIAICHAHNRGGHRMRQALAG; translated from the coding sequence ATGCAAAATACGATTCGCATCATTGGCATTGATCCCGGCCTCCGCCGCACAGGCTGGGGAATCATCGACACTTTAGGCAATTCCCTGAAATTCGTGGCATCGGGAACGGTGACCTCCGATGGCGACACGGACCTCGCCTCCCGCCTCTGCCAGCTGCATGACGGGCTCGCCGATATCGTCCACGCTCACAGGCCCGATGAAGCCGCCGTCGAACAGACCTTCGTCAACAAGGACGCCGTGGCGACACTGAAGCTCGGCCAGGCCCGCGGAATCGCCATGCTGGTACCTGCACGCGCGGGACTGCCGGTCTCTGAATATGCGCCCAACGCCGTGAAGAAGGCGGTCATCGGCGTCGGGCACGGAGAAAAGCAGCAGATTCACATGATGCTGAAGATTCTGATGCCGAAGGCCGAGTTCAAGGGCGATGACGCCGCCGACGCCTTGGCGATCGCCATTTGCCATGCCCACAATCGCGGCGGCCACCGGATGCGCCAAGCGTTGGCAGGATAA
- a CDS encoding methyl-accepting chemotaxis protein produces MAQRFQSLSFKVIATFILLTVLSIAVIDVLAYFASSRISDEQALKAKESVLIFRGDMLQDQLAQLENQANSIARIEALQMSITSLKSGWKTIQKTSGDARAELKKVFITGNPNPADQREKLMKPEGPSGFYYSNHEQTQGEVARDLENTAFSDLLIADLDGSVLYSYKKDDDFAENLKSDAWKTTGAGIAFAKAVENTAKATDDAAPTGFSGLRVDAASGKPAIFYAVPIVKLGAAKGIILFKVRDDIISSILAKGIVQGSTARAAIVSSDGSAIALDAGGKLATLDATPFTFIKDALASSAMIVADFDRADGAARAYVRGIDYRGDRFLVVESVLLSELNAGSIEIATLLTMIGIGVLVVMAIATGLVTNFLFSPLARLAGVTRDVADGKLDSEIGSLNRKDEIGTMANALARFRQSLIESRALEAASEETRLQAEHDRQQNLAHREAEARTLQQVVEAIDEGLHHLASGDLAYQIDTRFPNELESLRINFNEALATLSETMTAIGGNSMAVRAGSEEMRTGADELAGRTERQAGSITETANAISAITQSVRRQIERAEQAERIARDAKKETTGSSQIMRETIAAMEAIQTSSRQINTIISVIDDIAFQTNLLALNAGVEAARAGESGKGFAVVAMEVRELAQRSSSAAKEISSLLQKSTHEVESGVALVERAGVALTGIGAHVEAINGQINEIMESTREEASTLREINSAVSELDAMTQQNASMVEETTAAIHRLATEALEMDRQLGNFTLPQGQHRPSAEVHVLRRHR; encoded by the coding sequence ATGGCTCAGAGATTTCAGTCCCTGTCCTTCAAGGTCATTGCCACTTTCATCCTGCTGACCGTGCTGTCGATCGCGGTCATCGACGTGCTTGCCTATTTCGCCAGCAGCCGCATATCCGACGAGCAGGCGCTGAAGGCCAAGGAAAGCGTGCTGATCTTCCGTGGCGACATGTTGCAGGACCAACTGGCGCAGCTTGAGAACCAGGCCAATTCCATCGCGCGCATCGAGGCGCTGCAGATGTCGATCACCAGCTTGAAGAGCGGCTGGAAGACAATCCAGAAGACTTCGGGGGATGCCCGCGCCGAGCTGAAGAAGGTTTTCATCACGGGCAATCCCAACCCGGCCGACCAGCGCGAGAAGCTGATGAAGCCGGAAGGGCCGAGCGGGTTCTATTATTCAAACCATGAGCAGACGCAGGGCGAAGTTGCCCGCGACCTCGAAAACACCGCTTTCAGCGATCTGCTGATCGCCGATCTCGACGGTAGCGTGCTCTATTCCTACAAAAAGGACGACGACTTCGCGGAGAATCTGAAGTCGGACGCCTGGAAGACAACCGGCGCCGGCATCGCATTCGCCAAGGCGGTCGAGAATACCGCCAAGGCGACGGATGACGCCGCGCCGACGGGCTTCTCCGGCCTTCGTGTCGATGCGGCAAGCGGTAAACCCGCGATCTTCTATGCCGTGCCCATCGTCAAGCTCGGGGCCGCCAAGGGCATCATCCTGTTCAAGGTGCGCGACGACATCATCTCGAGCATTCTTGCCAAGGGCATCGTGCAGGGCAGCACCGCGCGGGCTGCGATCGTCTCCAGCGATGGCTCCGCTATCGCCCTCGATGCCGGGGGGAAGCTTGCGACCCTCGATGCCACCCCCTTCACTTTCATCAAGGACGCGCTTGCTAGCTCCGCGATGATCGTGGCTGATTTCGACCGGGCGGATGGCGCGGCCCGCGCCTATGTCCGTGGCATCGACTATCGCGGCGACCGCTTCCTCGTGGTCGAGAGCGTCCTGCTCAGCGAGCTCAATGCCGGCTCGATCGAGATCGCCACTTTGCTGACGATGATCGGCATCGGCGTGCTCGTCGTCATGGCCATCGCGACCGGGCTCGTCACCAATTTCCTGTTTTCGCCGCTGGCGCGGCTTGCCGGTGTGACTCGCGACGTCGCCGACGGCAAGCTCGACAGCGAGATCGGCAGCCTGAACCGCAAGGATGAGATCGGCACGATGGCCAACGCACTTGCCCGCTTCCGCCAATCGCTGATCGAAAGCCGCGCACTCGAAGCCGCCAGCGAAGAGACGCGCCTGCAGGCCGAGCACGACCGTCAGCAGAACCTCGCCCATCGCGAGGCCGAAGCGAGGACGCTGCAGCAGGTGGTCGAGGCGATTGACGAGGGGTTGCATCATCTGGCGAGCGGCGATCTCGCCTATCAGATCGATACGCGCTTCCCGAACGAACTCGAAAGCCTGCGCATCAATTTCAACGAGGCACTCGCCACGCTCAGCGAAACCATGACGGCGATTGGCGGTAACTCGATGGCGGTACGCGCCGGCTCCGAGGAGATGCGCACCGGCGCCGACGAGCTTGCCGGGCGCACCGAGCGTCAGGCCGGCTCGATCACCGAGACGGCGAATGCGATCAGCGCCATCACCCAGTCCGTTCGCCGCCAGATCGAGCGGGCAGAACAGGCCGAGCGCATCGCGCGCGACGCCAAAAAGGAGACGACCGGCTCCAGCCAGATCATGCGCGAGACGATCGCGGCGATGGAGGCGATCCAGACCTCCTCGCGCCAGATCAACACGATCATATCGGTCATTGACGACATCGCCTTTCAGACCAATCTCCTGGCGCTCAACGCCGGCGTCGAGGCGGCACGCGCCGGTGAATCGGGCAAGGGCTTCGCCGTCGTCGCCATGGAAGTCCGGGAGCTCGCCCAGCGCTCATCGAGCGCGGCCAAGGAAATCTCCAGCCTGCTGCAGAAATCGACGCATGAGGTCGAAAGCGGCGTTGCACTTGTGGAAAGGGCCGGCGTTGCCCTGACCGGCATCGGCGCCCATGTCGAGGCGATAAACGGGCAGATCAACGAGATCATGGAGTCGACCCGTGAGGAAGCCAGTACGTTGCGTGAGATCAACAGCGCCGTGTCCGAACTCGACGCGATGACGCAGCAGAACGCCTCGATGGTCGAGGAGACGACGGCGGCGATCCACCGGCTGGCGACGGAAGCTCTGGAAATGGACCGCCAGCTCGGCAATTTCACGCTGCCGCAGGGGCAACACAGGCCAAGTGCCGAGGTGCATGTGTTGCGTCGTCACCGCTGA
- a CDS encoding LLM class flavin-dependent oxidoreductase encodes MVPFSILDLSPVAEGSTVRQSLESSARMAQKAEEFGYKRFWLAEHHGMPAIASAATAVVIGHVGAATKRIRIGSGGIMLPNHSPLVIAEQFGTLEALFPGRIDLGLGRAPGTDMRTAQALRRNLEAGANSFPNDVVELQQLLGTPLENQAILAVPGNGSHVPIWLLGSSLYSAQLAAMLGLPYAFASHFAPDMLLDAIAIYRERFQPSATLDKPYVMVGVMGAVAATDEEARYHFTSAQQQFVNLRRNVRGPFPRPVTDMESFWSPMEKMNVEHTLRYAVVGSPATTEAKLAEFLKETAADEVIISMPIHDVEARLKSVELFAGLGNFMRVAA; translated from the coding sequence ATGGTTCCCTTCTCCATACTCGACCTTTCTCCCGTTGCCGAAGGCAGCACCGTGCGCCAGTCGCTCGAAAGCTCGGCGCGAATGGCTCAGAAGGCTGAAGAATTCGGCTACAAGCGCTTCTGGCTCGCCGAGCATCACGGCATGCCTGCCATTGCCAGTGCGGCGACCGCCGTTGTCATCGGGCATGTCGGGGCTGCGACAAAACGCATCCGCATCGGTTCCGGCGGCATCATGCTGCCCAATCACTCGCCGCTTGTCATCGCCGAGCAGTTCGGCACACTGGAGGCGCTTTTTCCCGGCCGCATCGATCTCGGCCTGGGACGGGCTCCGGGGACGGACATGCGCACGGCACAGGCGCTGCGGCGTAACCTCGAAGCCGGCGCGAACAGCTTCCCGAATGATGTGGTGGAATTGCAGCAGCTTCTCGGTACCCCGCTCGAGAATCAGGCGATCCTTGCGGTTCCAGGCAATGGCTCGCATGTGCCGATCTGGCTGCTCGGCTCCAGCCTCTACAGCGCCCAACTTGCGGCGATGCTTGGGCTTCCCTACGCCTTCGCCTCGCATTTTGCCCCCGACATGCTGCTCGACGCCATCGCGATCTACCGCGAGCGCTTCCAGCCCTCGGCGACTCTCGACAAGCCCTATGTCATGGTCGGCGTCATGGGCGCGGTGGCAGCGACGGACGAGGAGGCGCGCTACCATTTCACGTCCGCCCAGCAGCAATTCGTCAACCTGCGGCGCAATGTGCGCGGTCCTTTCCCGCGCCCTGTCACCGATATGGAGAGCTTCTGGTCGCCGATGGAGAAGATGAACGTCGAACACACACTGCGCTACGCCGTGGTAGGGTCGCCGGCGACGACTGAGGCGAAACTGGCGGAGTTTCTCAAGGAAACGGCGGCCGACGAGGTGATCATCTCGATGCCGATCCATGATGTCGAGGCGCGGCTGAAGTCGGTGGAACTGTTCGCAGGTCTTGGAAATTTCATGCGGGTCGCTGCGTAG
- a CDS encoding YebC/PmpR family DNA-binding transcriptional regulator has translation MAGHSQFKNIMHRKGRQDAVRSKMFSKLAREITVAAKAGLPDPTMNARLRLAIQNAKAQSMPKDNIDRAIKKAAGADGENYDEVRYEGYGPGGTAIIVEALTDNRNRTASNVRSIFTKAGGALGETGSVSFSFDHVGEITYKLSAGDADKVMEAAIEAGADDVETDEEGHYITCAFEALGEVSRALEASLGEAETVKAVWRAQNNVPVDEEKAQSLMKLIDSLEDDDDVQNVYSNFEVSEEVLAKLSA, from the coding sequence ATGGCTGGCCATTCACAGTTTAAAAACATCATGCACCGCAAGGGCCGTCAGGACGCCGTGCGGTCGAAAATGTTCTCCAAGCTTGCGCGCGAAATCACCGTGGCAGCCAAGGCCGGCCTGCCCGACCCGACGATGAACGCCCGTCTTCGCTTGGCGATCCAGAATGCCAAGGCCCAGTCCATGCCGAAGGACAATATCGACCGCGCCATCAAGAAGGCAGCCGGCGCCGACGGCGAAAACTATGATGAAGTCCGCTACGAAGGCTATGGTCCGGGCGGCACGGCGATCATCGTCGAGGCCCTGACCGACAACCGCAACCGCACTGCCTCCAACGTCCGCTCGATCTTTACCAAGGCCGGCGGCGCCCTCGGCGAAACCGGTTCCGTTTCCTTCTCGTTCGACCATGTCGGGGAAATCACCTATAAGCTTTCTGCTGGCGACGCCGACAAGGTGATGGAAGCCGCGATCGAAGCCGGCGCCGATGACGTCGAGACCGACGAGGAAGGCCATTACATTACCTGCGCTTTCGAAGCGCTTGGCGAAGTATCGAGAGCCCTGGAGGCTAGCCTCGGCGAAGCCGAAACCGTCAAGGCTGTCTGGCGCGCCCAGAACAACGTGCCGGTGGACGAGGAAAAAGCCCAGTCGCTGATGAAACTCATCGACTCGCTCGAAGACGACGATGACGTACAGAACGTCTATTCCAACTTCGAGGTCTCGGAAGAGGTTCTGGCGAAGCTTTCAGCCTGA
- a CDS encoding pyridoxamine 5'-phosphate oxidase family protein translates to MASLSEAREQPARQLWDQVNDVHAGMLGISGLDMHMQPMAPHADPTTNTIWFYTKTDADIVRAIKPGSRAHFCVIGKDHDYHACLSGVIEVRPDPSKIEEYWSSMVAAWYDGGKKDPKLTMLSLHVDDAEIWVSTGSTLKFGWEIAKANLDDDKMPEVGVKRHLQFA, encoded by the coding sequence ATGGCAAGTCTCAGCGAGGCGCGGGAGCAACCAGCTCGTCAGCTTTGGGATCAGGTCAACGATGTTCATGCCGGCATGCTCGGAATTTCCGGGCTTGATATGCACATGCAGCCGATGGCGCCGCATGCCGATCCGACCACCAACACGATCTGGTTCTACACCAAGACCGACGCCGACATCGTGCGCGCCATCAAACCCGGCAGTCGGGCGCATTTCTGCGTCATCGGCAAGGATCACGACTATCACGCCTGCCTTTCCGGCGTCATCGAGGTACGCCCCGACCCTTCCAAGATCGAGGAATATTGGAGTTCGATGGTGGCGGCATGGTATGACGGCGGCAAGAAGGACCCGAAACTTACCATGCTTTCCCTGCATGTCGATGATGCCGAGATCTGGGTTTCGACAGGCAGCACGCTAAAATTCGGTTGGGAGATCGCCAAGGCCAATCTCGATGACGACAAGATGCCCGAGGTCGGCGTCAAACGTCACCTGCAATTTGCTTGA
- a CDS encoding MBL fold metallo-hydrolase, which produces MKPHYLILAITCLAAFPASDPAQAQEQRQRASQCHAIAEKMPNVTFASFSGVPALVPAVSEGEDVRFTYLGHSTFEIETPGGIIIATDYNGWYRPATTPDVVTMNKAHTTHFTLTPEPDIKHVLHGWSDVPGEKASINLVVGDAYIRNVTTDIRFSYGLGGSQADGNSIFIFEIAGLCIGHLGHLHYELTDSHYTEIGRLDVVMVPVDGGLTMGADSMSRVIKRLRSSLILPMHRRGPPVNAFVSMFGKGFDITYAPDDSLTVSMRTLPKKPLIYVMKGAQ; this is translated from the coding sequence ATGAAGCCGCATTATCTTATCCTCGCTATCACATGCCTGGCGGCCTTCCCCGCATCAGATCCTGCCCAGGCACAGGAGCAGCGCCAGCGAGCCAGCCAGTGCCACGCGATCGCCGAGAAAATGCCCAATGTAACCTTCGCCAGTTTTTCTGGCGTCCCGGCGCTGGTGCCGGCCGTGTCCGAGGGCGAGGATGTTAGATTCACCTATCTCGGCCATTCCACCTTCGAAATCGAGACACCCGGCGGCATCATCATCGCGACGGATTATAATGGCTGGTACAGGCCGGCGACGACGCCCGATGTCGTCACGATGAACAAAGCTCATACGACCCACTTCACCCTAACGCCTGAGCCCGACATCAAGCATGTGCTCCACGGCTGGAGCGACGTGCCGGGCGAGAAGGCCAGCATCAATCTCGTCGTCGGCGATGCCTATATCCGCAATGTTACCACGGACATCCGCTTCAGCTACGGCCTCGGCGGCTCCCAGGCGGATGGAAACTCGATTTTCATCTTCGAAATTGCCGGTCTCTGCATCGGCCATCTCGGCCATCTGCACTACGAGCTGACGGATAGCCATTATACCGAAATCGGCCGCCTTGACGTCGTCATGGTGCCCGTCGACGGCGGCCTGACCATGGGCGCCGACAGCATGAGCCGCGTTATCAAGCGGCTGCGCTCGTCGCTGATCCTGCCGATGCACCGCCGTGGTCCGCCGGTCAATGCCTTCGTCTCCATGTTCGGAAAGGGCTTCGATATCACTTATGCGCCTGATGACAGCCTCACCGTCTCCATGCGCACGCTTCCCAAGAAGCCGCTGATCTATGTGATGAAAGGCGCGCAGTAA
- a CDS encoding TIGR00282 family metallophosphoesterase: MRLLFLGDMVGKTGRTAVWDRLPGLISDLRLDFVVVNGENAAGGFGITEDIFLETINAGADVVTTGNHVWDQKEAVAFAGRHDQFLRPANYPQGTPGRGSGLFYARNGARVLVANVMGRVFMHPELDDPFKSAEVILDACPLKEQADAIIFDFHAEATSEKQCFGHFVDGRASFVVGTHTHVPTADAQILNGGTAYMSDAGMCGDYDSSLGMDKEEPLNRFISKMPKGRMEAASGPATICGVGVEISDATGLAEKIAPLRLGPRLAETVPEFWR, translated from the coding sequence ATGCGGCTGCTTTTTTTGGGTGACATGGTCGGCAAGACGGGACGCACGGCGGTCTGGGACCGGCTACCCGGTCTGATCTCCGACCTCAGGCTCGATTTCGTCGTCGTCAACGGCGAGAATGCCGCCGGCGGTTTCGGCATCACCGAGGACATCTTTCTCGAAACGATCAATGCCGGCGCCGATGTGGTGACGACCGGCAATCACGTATGGGACCAGAAGGAGGCCGTCGCTTTTGCCGGGCGGCATGATCAGTTCCTGCGGCCGGCCAATTATCCGCAAGGCACACCCGGCCGCGGCTCCGGACTTTTCTATGCCAGGAACGGCGCGCGCGTGCTCGTTGCCAATGTCATGGGCCGGGTGTTCATGCATCCGGAGCTCGACGACCCCTTCAAATCGGCCGAAGTGATCCTCGACGCCTGCCCGCTGAAGGAGCAGGCCGATGCGATCATTTTCGATTTCCACGCGGAAGCGACCAGCGAGAAGCAATGTTTCGGACATTTCGTCGATGGCCGCGCCAGCTTCGTCGTCGGCACCCACACTCACGTGCCAACCGCCGACGCGCAGATCCTGAACGGCGGCACCGCCTATATGTCGGATGCCGGCATGTGCGGCGATTACGATTCCTCCCTCGGCATGGACAAGGAGGAGCCGCTCAACCGCTTCATCTCCAAGATGCCGAAGGGCCGCATGGAAGCGGCGAGCGGGCCGGCGACGATCTGCGGCGTCGGCGTGGAGATTTCCGATGCCACCGGACTGGCCGAAAAGATCGCGCCGCTGCGGCTCGGGCCGCGGCTGGCGGAGACGGTACCGGAGTTCTGGAGGTAA
- a CDS encoding 5-formyltetrahydrofolate cyclo-ligase gives MTAKELKAQLRNERLAARDAVTPEERTAKSLAMADHAGEAVAFEPGTIISGFLPIRSEADLRPLMARFAARGARLCVPAILDKQTIVFRELAEDAPLVATGFGTVGPTEHAAVLDPEIMLVPLSAFDVRGHRIGYGAGYYDRAISRLREKDLHPKLIGIAFDCQEVAHVPDEPHDISLDAILTESGLRFFASWIG, from the coding sequence ATGACCGCAAAAGAACTGAAAGCGCAGCTGCGCAACGAACGCCTGGCCGCCCGCGATGCCGTCACTCCTGAAGAGCGCACCGCCAAAAGCCTCGCAATGGCCGATCACGCCGGCGAGGCGGTTGCTTTCGAGCCAGGCACCATCATCTCCGGCTTCCTGCCGATCCGATCGGAGGCCGATCTCAGGCCGCTGATGGCGCGCTTTGCAGCACGCGGTGCGCGGCTCTGCGTGCCGGCGATCCTCGACAAGCAGACCATCGTCTTTCGCGAACTGGCGGAAGACGCACCGCTTGTCGCGACCGGGTTCGGCACGGTCGGCCCCACCGAACACGCGGCCGTCCTCGATCCCGAGATCATGCTCGTGCCGCTTTCGGCCTTCGATGTCAGAGGCCATCGCATCGGCTACGGCGCCGGCTACTACGACCGCGCCATCAGCCGGCTAAGAGAGAAAGACCTGCATCCCAAGCTGATCGGCATTGCATTCGACTGCCAGGAAGTGGCACATGTGCCCGACGAGCCGCATGACATAAGCCTGGATGCCATCCTGACAGAAAGCGGCCTTCGCTTTTTTGCCTCTTGGATTGGATAG
- a CDS encoding NAD(P)-dependent oxidoreductase: MKVLVSGGTGLVGRYVVEELLTAGYHVIVGGRRAPLPRFFSRPVEFTALPLDPEKDQIDVFDDAYFFVHAAFSHVPGKYRGGEGDDPKSFQRLNLDGTVRLFEAAKRAGTRRCVFLSSRAAYGDHPPGTELVETMLPKPETLYGQIKFDAEGALSHLSTPGFAGVSLRATGVYGDLTPNKWDGLIADYLAGRPVAARAGTEVHGRDIGRAVRLMLETESTRISGEVFNISDISVDTRDILAPIRRETGCRHALPPPADKAALNPMSTAKIRALGWMPGGAPLFEETMRRLAAALPVSP, encoded by the coding sequence ATGAAAGTATTGGTATCCGGGGGAACGGGTCTCGTCGGCCGGTACGTCGTCGAGGAGCTGCTGACCGCCGGCTATCACGTGATTGTCGGCGGGCGCCGGGCGCCGCTGCCGCGCTTCTTCTCCCGCCCGGTCGAATTCACAGCACTCCCCCTCGACCCCGAAAAGGATCAGATCGACGTCTTCGACGACGCTTATTTCTTCGTCCACGCCGCCTTCAGCCATGTTCCCGGCAAATATCGCGGCGGCGAGGGCGACGATCCCAAGAGCTTCCAGAGATTGAACCTCGACGGCACCGTCCGACTTTTCGAAGCGGCCAAACGCGCCGGCACGCGCCGTTGCGTCTTCCTGTCCAGCCGCGCTGCCTATGGCGACCACCCACCGGGAACCGAGCTTGTCGAAACGATGCTGCCAAAGCCGGAGACGCTCTACGGCCAGATCAAATTCGACGCCGAAGGTGCGCTTAGCCATCTCTCGACGCCGGGTTTTGCCGGCGTAAGCCTGAGGGCGACCGGTGTCTATGGCGATCTCACGCCGAACAAATGGGATGGTCTCATCGCCGATTATCTCGCCGGTCGGCCGGTTGCTGCGCGCGCCGGGACGGAGGTTCATGGCCGCGACATCGGCCGCGCGGTGCGACTGATGCTGGAGACGGAAAGCACCCGCATCTCGGGCGAGGTCTTTAACATATCGGACATATCGGTAGACACACGCGACATTCTTGCGCCTATCCGCCGTGAAACGGGCTGTCGTCACGCGTTGCCGCCTCCCGCCGACAAGGCTGCCCTTAATCCGATGAGCACTGCAAAAATCCGCGCTCTCGGCTGGATGCCAGGTGGAGCCCCCTTGTTCGAGGAAACGATGCGGCGGCTGGCGGCTGCCTTGCCGGTGTCGCCGTGA
- a CDS encoding glycosyltransferase: MTSTSKLAYVTLVTNADYAMGATALARSLRRTGTGADIVVLHTGGVDAAALAPLKTLDCRLIQVEHLPLSDTFNERHARGHLHAAAPFTKGRKPDFHSPLDNFCKLRLWQLVEYERCVFIDADALVLKNVDRLFLYPELSAAPNVYESLADFRRMNSGVFVATPSRETFRHMLERLDRPEAFWRRTDQTFLETFFPEWHGLPVYFNMLQYVWFTMPELWDWKSISILHYQYEKPWEKDHSKAKQLQPLIDLWHRIHESGDMPEITALRNPEGTA, from the coding sequence ATGACTTCTACCTCGAAACTAGCCTACGTCACCCTCGTCACCAACGCCGACTATGCCATGGGCGCCACCGCCCTCGCCCGCTCCCTGCGCCGCACCGGCACCGGCGCCGATATCGTCGTCCTCCACACCGGCGGCGTTGACGCGGCCGCCCTCGCCCCGCTCAAGACCCTCGACTGTCGCCTGATCCAAGTCGAGCACCTGCCCCTCTCCGATACCTTCAACGAGCGCCACGCCCGTGGCCATCTCCATGCCGCGGCCCCCTTCACCAAAGGCCGCAAGCCGGACTTCCATTCGCCACTCGACAATTTCTGCAAGCTCAGGCTCTGGCAGCTGGTGGAATATGAGCGCTGCGTCTTCATCGACGCCGACGCCCTCGTGCTGAAGAACGTCGACAGGCTCTTCCTCTATCCGGAACTTTCTGCCGCTCCCAACGTCTATGAGAGCCTTGCCGATTTTCGCCGCATGAATTCCGGCGTCTTCGTCGCCACGCCCTCGCGTGAGACATTCCGGCACATGCTCGAACGCCTCGACAGGCCGGAGGCCTTCTGGCGACGCACCGATCAGACCTTTCTTGAGACGTTCTTCCCCGAATGGCACGGCCTGCCGGTTTATTTCAACATGCTGCAATATGTCTGGTTCACCATGCCGGAGCTTTGGGACTGGAAGAGCATTTCGATCCTGCACTACCAGTATGAGAAACCGTGGGAAAAGGATCATTCCAAGGCAAAACAGCTACAACCTTTAATCGATCTATGGCACCGTATACACGAGAGCGGCGATATGCCCGAGATCACGGCGCTGAGAAATCCGGAAGGGACGGCATGA